The following proteins are encoded in a genomic region of Alistipes shahii WAL 8301:
- a CDS encoding fibrobacter succinogenes major paralogous domain-containing protein: MKRIFRNMAAMVATAVLLAGCADDEKTAIPSFLDVNVKFTHAAKPEVGQTMVTNLYYGEISASEVMTAVPGMQVQSVLTADMIRSGFRVTFDNPDKSTGTMYVCSYVDINENGIIDEGDLAVFYNNLKFEDMESGEKFPTNVIGEYAINLNHGIVYGEVISDDDIVDADGNKYTAVTIGSQQWLKENLRTRHFNNGEAIPTDYDNAGWIGLMKEDGTGQPAVAEYQDADLVQDGLYYNWFAVTDERGICPEGWRVPSDDDWIELEECLGMPSSEAKLNNWRGADARIGEQLKTRERDFGEATDIYGFSAMPSGQREKDKGTFSAYNADAYFWTTTVAPLVKQGVRRVIRKSYFTINRGVISKVAGHSVRCVRGGKAPEPKSLAIDISFDGAVTPRAGQVLKAYLYYTSVAGVKVAESTPDATVSTTLSDTHISDGVTVTFENIQESAVNVYVAAWVDVDADGAISAGDLAAFYANAGFEEVERQEAEATNVAGQESLQFSLTKVYGSAPVTVKDINGNEYPIVTIGSQEWFKTNLRVTKYKNGDAIPTDIADADWIKLTSGACAAYPDTDIAINGLLYNWYAASDARGLCPEGWHVPTEKDYQTLEIAIGMAEETAAGKPGWRQTDKEGTKLKANVEGFNGSDLFGFTAMPAGQRAEGKGNFNNIGTYAYFWTCDEFTDNPEKAYRRVLQAKYETIANSVISKLAGYSVRCVKDSE; this comes from the coding sequence ATGAAACGCATATTCCGTAACATGGCGGCTATGGTCGCAACCGCAGTCCTGCTGGCAGGCTGCGCCGACGATGAAAAGACTGCAATCCCTTCGTTTCTCGACGTGAATGTCAAATTCACCCACGCCGCAAAACCGGAAGTCGGGCAGACAATGGTTACGAATCTCTATTACGGTGAAATATCCGCTTCGGAGGTTATGACCGCCGTACCTGGCATGCAGGTCCAAAGCGTGCTTACAGCCGATATGATCCGCAGCGGATTCCGTGTGACATTTGATAATCCGGACAAGTCGACCGGAACGATGTATGTCTGTTCGTATGTTGATATTAATGAAAACGGGATCATCGATGAGGGGGATCTGGCCGTATTCTACAATAATCTGAAATTCGAGGATATGGAAAGCGGCGAAAAATTTCCGACCAATGTTATCGGTGAGTACGCTATCAATCTCAATCACGGGATCGTGTATGGGGAGGTGATTTCAGATGATGATATAGTAGATGCCGACGGCAATAAATATACGGCCGTAACCATCGGTTCGCAGCAGTGGCTCAAGGAGAATCTTCGTACGCGTCATTTCAACAACGGTGAGGCCATTCCGACCGATTATGATAATGCCGGCTGGATTGGCCTGATGAAAGAAGACGGTACGGGCCAACCTGCCGTCGCCGAGTATCAGGATGCCGACTTGGTGCAGGATGGGCTTTATTACAACTGGTTTGCCGTGACCGACGAGCGGGGTATCTGCCCCGAAGGCTGGCGTGTGCCGTCTGATGATGATTGGATCGAACTTGAAGAATGTCTCGGAATGCCATCATCGGAGGCCAAGCTCAACAATTGGCGCGGCGCCGACGCCCGTATCGGAGAACAGTTGAAAACCCGGGAACGGGATTTCGGCGAGGCGACTGATATTTATGGTTTTTCGGCCATGCCGTCCGGACAGCGGGAGAAGGATAAAGGCACGTTCAGCGCCTACAATGCCGATGCCTATTTCTGGACTACGACTGTTGCTCCGCTTGTAAAACAGGGCGTGCGCCGCGTCATTCGGAAAAGTTACTTCACGATCAATCGGGGTGTGATCTCCAAAGTCGCCGGACATTCCGTGCGCTGTGTGCGTGGCGGCAAAGCTCCGGAACCCAAATCTCTGGCGATTGACATTTCGTTCGACGGAGCTGTGACGCCCCGTGCCGGACAGGTTTTGAAGGCCTATCTTTATTATACGTCCGTCGCAGGTGTTAAAGTCGCCGAATCCACGCCTGATGCAACTGTTTCGACGACGCTTTCCGACACGCATATTTCGGATGGGGTTACGGTAACTTTTGAGAATATTCAGGAGTCGGCGGTAAATGTCTATGTTGCTGCATGGGTAGACGTTGACGCTGACGGAGCGATCAGTGCCGGCGATCTGGCGGCTTTTTATGCCAATGCCGGATTCGAGGAGGTGGAACGTCAGGAGGCGGAGGCGACGAATGTTGCCGGGCAGGAATCGTTGCAATTTTCCCTGACCAAAGTTTACGGTTCTGCTCCCGTTACGGTAAAGGATATCAACGGCAATGAATATCCGATCGTTACGATCGGTTCGCAGGAATGGTTTAAAACCAATCTGCGCGTCACGAAATACAAGAACGGAGACGCTATTCCTACGGATATCGCCGATGCCGATTGGATTAAGCTGACTTCAGGAGCCTGTGCGGCTTATCCCGATACGGATATTGCAATTAACGGATTGCTGTACAACTGGTATGCGGCATCGGACGCCCGGGGCCTTTGCCCCGAAGGGTGGCATGTGCCCACGGAAAAGGATTATCAGACACTTGAGATTGCGATCGGCATGGCCGAAGAGACCGCTGCTGGCAAACCCGGCTGGCGGCAGACTGACAAAGAAGGTACGAAACTCAAGGCAAACGTCGAAGGTTTCAATGGCTCCGATTTATTCGGTTTTACCGCCATGCCGGCGGGACAGCGGGCCGAAGGGAAGGGGAATTTCAATAACATCGGCACTTATGCCTATTTCTGGACTTGCGATGAGTTTACCGACAATCCGGAAAAGGCTTACCGCCGCGTGTTGCAGGCCAAATACGAGACGATCGCAAATTCGGTAATCAGCAAACTCGCCGGTTATTCCGTGCGCTGCGTGAAAGACTCCGAATAA
- a CDS encoding transposase, which yields MIPKDKEYRLIKIYMYICDMYEQSLKYHCQRYSNNSKPLFSDEEILTIYFFVGHEQKYTLIKDIHNFAKEYLRDWFPNLVSYQTFNYRLNRMAGAVRELSSQLLRMFRPSDCQDDTVIVDSMPIITCCGRNRTGKVARDIADKGYCSTKNLYYHGLKLHMVGYRRKGHLPHPCQIALSPASENDLKVFQSECMPDLFNKKIFADKIYRSNDYWEQERRDKANEFYAPVKSIKGAPEEEKQRNKAADDIYSQAVSSVREPIEALFSWLNEKTNIQRASKCRSTCGLLIHTMGKVAIAFLYLIFNY from the coding sequence ATGATTCCCAAGGACAAAGAGTATAGACTAATAAAAATCTATATGTATATCTGCGATATGTACGAACAAAGCCTCAAATACCATTGCCAAAGATACAGCAATAATTCGAAACCGTTGTTCTCCGACGAGGAAATCCTCACGATTTATTTCTTTGTCGGTCATGAGCAGAAGTACACCCTCATCAAGGATATTCACAACTTCGCTAAAGAGTACTTGCGCGACTGGTTCCCGAACCTGGTGTCCTATCAGACATTCAATTACCGTCTCAACAGGATGGCCGGTGCTGTTAGGGAACTGTCCTCGCAGTTATTAAGGATGTTCAGGCCTTCTGACTGTCAGGATGATACCGTGATTGTTGACTCGATGCCGATAATCACATGCTGCGGAAGAAACCGTACAGGCAAGGTCGCCAGAGATATCGCAGACAAAGGATACTGTTCCACCAAGAACCTGTACTATCATGGACTAAAGCTTCACATGGTAGGATATCGCAGGAAAGGGCATCTTCCTCATCCGTGCCAGATAGCGCTCTCTCCTGCCTCCGAGAATGACCTGAAGGTCTTCCAGAGCGAATGCATGCCGGATCTTTTCAACAAGAAGATCTTCGCTGACAAGATATACCGAAGCAATGACTACTGGGAGCAGGAAAGACGCGATAAGGCCAATGAGTTCTACGCTCCCGTCAAGTCAATCAAAGGGGCTCCTGAAGAAGAGAAGCAGAGAAACAAGGCCGCTGATGACATTTATTCTCAAGCCGTTTCATCTGTCAGGGAACCCATTGAAGCGCTATTCAGTTGGCTGAACGAAAAAACAAATATTCAAAGAGCTTCAAAGTGCCGCTCTACTTGCGGACTGCTAATTCATACGATGGGAAAGGTAGCCATCGCATTTTTATATCTTATTTTCAACTACTGA
- a CDS encoding glycerophosphodiester phosphodiesterase family protein: MRYFIKAATVGKGILFLLLAGLCIPSAAQKRLAVEAEHFRIEWQEKSDGYRISTVSTNSASGRISLENPSGSYGFLYSATKPDTVSLYETMPDYVRKFPGREYTLLYGRWRDNLRPVAMNTAGELVRFYPASAMQKGDSIIFTRKTRQGTLQAVWRPSKQFGSDIEVTMTLRAAVDGYFSLITPTLATLSEKEMAWGVIPGHFQGRKLEPNFVWSYGYGQGIPDRPVVVRERTATTLCPTLTDRQGLSFAVIPEPGQGRDPWTYDHSTQNEWRLGFSLMNRDRELTPSAYHPVLGQEDSYMRKGEIRTFRFRYTVQQGDWYALCSHAARDIYRFGDFLALKEPRQSLTDRILRMAEYLEKDSTSLWRTFDYRGDTIGAQEYNATVFEYERDAVKNSDYGAMWMLARITGNDTLRRTRLPYARNFKIHQQVSGGPLSGAAAGQYYLWKSGRYTEEWGDYAEPIGTVYYIMLDIGNMLLFNPGDAELREDLRRGAERLLAWQYPDGHWEVAYDKATGKPVFRDLRDLRPTFYGLLVAYRLLGDERYLDAACRGADWFVANAVDEGSFLGVCGDFRFVPDFVIAQSAQALLDLYETTGKDCYRDAALRTARFYTNNIFTHPVPTRQEKLVKGVSREDWQIAQAGLSFEHGGTLGSNAKSNGPILLCSHAGMFVRLYAMTGDRLLLDMARAAAWARDAFVDPATSVASYYWNRMNNGPGRFPHHAWWQVGWIVDYLISEIMMRSDGAVDFPGGFVTPKVGPHKCYGFAAGKIFDKTASLCLPPEAIDVSEPQVDYLCALEENDKVFYVMLLNNSTSDREVQVTLRADRILPGKRCDIRHVALFDASGRQIGNRGANQAFSVPIEACGMTVVRVELEYTEIQAHRGGMGLWPENTIMAMKNAIDLGVDMLELDLMISKDSLVVVSHEEIMSSEYVTKPDGTRVTKAEEASLVLFGMPYDDIRRYDTGLAGDSRYPARVRIAACKPLLSELLDATEAHIREKGGRNLRYNIEIKASKGKEQRCMAPDYKTFTDLCMAVILEKGLGGRVTIQSFDARVLNYLHEKYPGIRTSYLIYLSATDFDKNLAKLNFIPDVYSPKHTFVDETLVAKAHAAGMEILPWTVDDEADLQRLARLSVDGVITNYPDRALRLFHLKE, encoded by the coding sequence ATGAGATATTTCATAAAAGCAGCAACTGTTGGCAAGGGAATTCTCTTTCTGCTGTTAGCGGGGCTGTGCATTCCGTCCGCAGCGCAAAAACGCCTGGCGGTCGAGGCGGAACATTTTCGCATCGAATGGCAAGAGAAAAGCGATGGGTACCGGATTTCGACGGTCTCGACGAACTCTGCATCGGGAAGAATCTCCTTGGAAAATCCGTCGGGCAGCTATGGATTTCTGTATTCCGCCACCAAACCCGATACCGTTTCATTGTACGAGACGATGCCTGATTACGTCCGGAAATTTCCGGGAAGGGAATATACGCTTTTGTATGGGCGTTGGCGCGATAATCTGCGCCCTGTGGCGATGAATACGGCCGGAGAGTTGGTGCGTTTTTATCCGGCATCGGCGATGCAAAAGGGTGACAGCATTATTTTCACCCGAAAAACGCGGCAGGGCACCTTGCAGGCCGTCTGGCGGCCATCGAAACAGTTCGGCAGCGATATCGAAGTGACAATGACGTTGCGGGCTGCGGTCGACGGGTATTTTTCGCTCATAACTCCGACTTTGGCCACGTTGTCCGAAAAGGAGATGGCCTGGGGTGTCATTCCGGGACATTTTCAGGGACGAAAACTGGAGCCGAACTTCGTCTGGAGTTATGGCTATGGCCAGGGAATTCCCGACAGGCCAGTCGTTGTCCGGGAGCGGACGGCTACCACTCTTTGTCCGACACTCACCGACCGGCAGGGACTTTCGTTTGCCGTGATTCCCGAGCCGGGACAGGGGCGAGACCCGTGGACTTATGATCACAGCACCCAGAATGAATGGCGGCTGGGCTTTTCCCTGATGAATCGCGACCGGGAACTGACCCCTTCGGCTTATCATCCGGTTTTGGGGCAGGAGGATTCGTATATGCGCAAGGGCGAGATCCGCACGTTCCGGTTCCGGTATACGGTGCAGCAAGGAGACTGGTATGCCCTTTGTAGCCATGCGGCCCGCGACATCTATCGTTTCGGCGATTTCCTTGCATTGAAAGAGCCTCGGCAGTCGCTTACGGATCGTATACTCCGTATGGCGGAATACCTCGAGAAAGACTCTACTTCGCTTTGGCGTACATTCGATTATCGAGGGGATACCATTGGGGCGCAAGAGTATAATGCCACGGTTTTCGAATACGAAAGGGATGCTGTTAAAAATTCGGATTACGGGGCTATGTGGATGCTCGCCCGGATTACGGGAAATGACACGTTGCGCCGGACACGATTACCTTACGCACGGAACTTCAAAATCCATCAGCAAGTATCCGGCGGTCCGCTGTCAGGAGCGGCTGCAGGGCAGTATTATCTGTGGAAAAGCGGCCGTTATACAGAAGAATGGGGCGATTATGCAGAGCCGATCGGGACGGTTTACTATATCATGCTCGATATCGGGAATATGCTGCTTTTCAATCCCGGAGACGCTGAATTGCGCGAAGATTTGCGGCGTGGGGCTGAACGGTTGCTGGCATGGCAGTATCCCGACGGACATTGGGAAGTTGCATACGACAAAGCCACAGGAAAGCCGGTGTTTAGGGACTTGCGTGATTTGCGGCCGACATTCTATGGCCTTTTGGTGGCTTACCGTCTTTTGGGCGACGAGCGCTATCTTGATGCTGCCTGCCGGGGTGCCGATTGGTTTGTGGCAAATGCTGTGGACGAAGGTTCCTTCCTCGGGGTTTGCGGGGACTTTCGCTTTGTCCCCGATTTTGTTATTGCCCAAAGTGCCCAGGCGTTGCTTGATCTCTATGAAACGACGGGGAAAGACTGTTATCGGGACGCAGCTTTGCGCACGGCGCGCTTCTATACGAATAATATATTCACGCATCCCGTTCCGACCCGGCAGGAGAAGCTGGTGAAAGGTGTCAGCCGTGAAGATTGGCAGATTGCACAGGCAGGACTTTCGTTCGAACACGGAGGGACGTTGGGCAGCAATGCCAAAAGCAACGGTCCGATTCTGTTATGCAGCCATGCAGGTATGTTCGTAAGGCTTTATGCCATGACAGGCGACCGGTTACTGCTTGACATGGCCCGGGCTGCGGCGTGGGCGCGCGACGCTTTTGTCGATCCGGCGACAAGCGTTGCTTCCTACTATTGGAATCGTATGAATAATGGTCCGGGCCGCTTCCCCCATCATGCCTGGTGGCAGGTCGGGTGGATCGTAGACTATCTGATCTCCGAAATCATGATGCGCTCGGACGGGGCGGTCGATTTCCCGGGTGGATTCGTCACTCCGAAGGTAGGGCCTCATAAATGTTACGGATTCGCTGCCGGGAAAATTTTCGATAAAACCGCTTCGCTTTGTCTTCCGCCCGAAGCCATTGACGTTTCGGAGCCGCAGGTCGATTATCTGTGCGCCTTGGAGGAGAACGATAAAGTGTTTTACGTCATGCTTCTGAATAACAGCACTTCCGATCGGGAAGTACAGGTTACTCTCCGTGCAGACCGTATTCTTCCGGGTAAGCGTTGCGATATCCGGCACGTCGCCTTGTTTGACGCCTCCGGGCGGCAAATCGGAAACCGGGGAGCGAATCAGGCTTTCAGTGTGCCGATTGAAGCCTGTGGTATGACAGTCGTTCGCGTGGAACTCGAATATACGGAGATTCAGGCGCATCGCGGCGGAATGGGATTATGGCCTGAAAATACGATCATGGCGATGAAAAATGCGATCGATTTGGGCGTGGATATGCTGGAACTGGATTTGATGATTTCCAAAGACAGCCTTGTCGTCGTTTCGCACGAGGAGATCATGTCTTCGGAGTATGTAACTAAACCTGATGGGACTCGTGTCACGAAAGCTGAAGAAGCCTCGCTCGTACTGTTCGGAATGCCGTATGATGACATTCGGCGTTATGATACCGGTCTTGCCGGCGATTCCAGATACCCTGCGCGGGTACGGATCGCTGCTTGCAAGCCGCTTCTTTCGGAATTGCTCGACGCCACAGAGGCTCATATTCGGGAAAAGGGCGGTCGGAATCTACGATACAACATAGAGATCAAAGCCTCCAAAGGCAAGGAACAACGCTGTATGGCTCCTGATTACAAAACATTTACCGATCTTTGTATGGCGGTCATCCTTGAAAAGGGGCTTGGCGGCAGGGTTACGATTCAGAGTTTCGATGCGCGTGTCCTGAATTATTTACATGAAAAATATCCCGGTATACGGACTTCGTATCTGATTTATCTCTCGGCAACTGATTTCGATAAGAACCTTGCCAAATTGAATTTTATCCCCGATGTTTACAGTCCCAAGCATACTTTCGTCGATGAAACATTGGTTGCCAAGGCCCATGCGGCCGGTATGGAGATTCTGCCCTGGACGGTCGATGACGAAGCCGATTTGCAAAGGCTTGCCCGGTTGAGTGTCGATGGGGTGATTACCAATTATCCGGACAGGGCCTTGAGACTGTTCCACTTGAAAGAGTAG
- a CDS encoding alpha-galactosidase has product MKRAFALLLLLLFVATSSKGGGLQIVKIDTDHQSFVFSAASGKPLMFRYWGARLSEEDAGAILSACGREKSWELYPAYGGALYTNPALTLVHADGQLTTELVFSSCHSRQLDENRTETIIVLQDKVLPLTVELRFTAFRQQDIVMQSVTVRNREQGPVIVRQIASAFFSLKAMSYYLTHFHGSSNAEMWLKEELLTPGIKTIDSKKGVRTTHNENSCFIVSVNGPAKEDDGEVYGGALAWSGNFESSFQLDDFNMLQIRCGLNPFCSEIRLLPGESFTTPEAVVGYSDRGKGQLTRNFHRWARRYALAHGDRYRSVALNNWEGTHWNFNEKDLREIIDKAAEIGCELFILDDGWFGGKYPRNDATAGLGDWQVNAAKLPGGLQSIAGYAAAKGLRFGIWIEPEMVNPHSELAQEHSEWIVRSGEREIPTLRHQWILDLCNPDVQDFIFGVFDDLLSSAPGISYVKWDANRHVNNVGSTYLPADEQSRFWVDYTRGLYNVYERIRSKYPDIEIQACASGGGRVDFGSLPFHDEIWTSDNTNAIDRIFIQWGTNHFFPTMAMAAHVSAAPNRQTGMSLPLKFRCDVAMSGRMGIELDPRKLAREEIACLQDAVAAYKTIRPVVQHGDLYRLVSPYDESGWAALNYVSETKERCVLFAFSTALHTRTRLTLRLKGLDPAGYYKITEQNRQKGKTGCHAEGQTLSGDYLMKCGVGFDLAKPFESCVLLLERQDR; this is encoded by the coding sequence ATGAAACGGGCATTTGCCTTATTGTTGCTTTTGCTGTTTGTAGCCACTTCGTCGAAAGGGGGCGGCCTGCAAATCGTAAAGATTGATACCGACCACCAGTCGTTCGTGTTCAGTGCCGCATCGGGAAAACCGCTGATGTTTCGTTATTGGGGTGCCCGGTTGTCGGAAGAGGATGCCGGGGCTATTTTGTCCGCCTGCGGCAGGGAGAAATCCTGGGAGTTGTATCCGGCATATGGCGGGGCGCTGTATACCAATCCAGCCTTGACGCTGGTCCATGCAGACGGGCAACTTACCACTGAGCTGGTCTTTTCATCCTGTCATAGCCGGCAATTGGATGAAAACCGGACCGAAACGATTATCGTGTTGCAGGATAAGGTTCTGCCGTTGACCGTGGAACTTCGTTTCACCGCATTCCGGCAGCAGGATATCGTCATGCAGTCGGTTACGGTCCGCAACCGGGAACAGGGCCCTGTCATTGTTCGTCAGATCGCTTCGGCATTCTTTTCCTTGAAGGCCATGTCGTATTACCTGACACATTTCCACGGTTCCTCGAATGCGGAGATGTGGCTCAAAGAGGAATTGTTGACTCCCGGCATCAAAACAATAGATTCAAAAAAAGGAGTGCGTACGACCCATAATGAGAACTCCTGCTTCATTGTCTCGGTGAACGGGCCGGCCAAGGAAGATGATGGCGAGGTGTACGGAGGAGCGCTCGCTTGGTCGGGGAATTTTGAATCCTCGTTTCAATTGGACGACTTCAACATGCTGCAAATAAGATGCGGACTCAATCCGTTCTGCTCCGAAATACGGCTTTTGCCCGGTGAATCGTTTACGACTCCGGAGGCTGTGGTTGGATACAGCGATCGCGGGAAGGGACAGCTTACGCGTAACTTTCACCGGTGGGCACGCCGTTACGCCCTTGCGCATGGCGACCGGTACAGATCGGTGGCTCTGAATAATTGGGAAGGAACACATTGGAATTTCAATGAAAAGGATCTGCGGGAGATTATTGACAAAGCTGCTGAAATCGGATGCGAACTATTCATTCTCGATGACGGATGGTTTGGCGGCAAGTATCCGCGTAACGATGCGACCGCGGGGTTGGGCGACTGGCAGGTGAATGCAGCCAAACTGCCCGGAGGATTGCAGTCCATTGCCGGGTATGCGGCGGCAAAAGGGCTTCGGTTCGGAATATGGATTGAGCCGGAGATGGTAAATCCGCATAGCGAACTGGCGCAGGAACATTCCGAGTGGATCGTTCGGAGCGGAGAACGCGAAATTCCCACCTTGAGACATCAATGGATTCTCGATCTGTGCAATCCGGACGTGCAGGATTTCATATTCGGCGTTTTTGATGATTTGTTATCCTCGGCGCCCGGTATCAGTTATGTAAAATGGGATGCCAACAGGCATGTCAACAACGTTGGATCGACCTATCTGCCCGCTGATGAGCAGAGTCGTTTCTGGGTGGATTATACTCGTGGGTTGTATAATGTCTATGAACGTATCCGTTCCAAGTATCCCGACATTGAGATACAGGCATGTGCTTCGGGTGGCGGTCGTGTCGATTTCGGATCTTTGCCTTTTCACGATGAAATATGGACGAGTGACAATACGAACGCAATTGACCGGATTTTTATTCAGTGGGGTACGAACCACTTTTTCCCGACTATGGCAATGGCTGCGCATGTTTCCGCTGCTCCCAACCGACAGACCGGAATGTCGCTGCCGCTCAAATTCCGCTGCGATGTGGCAATGTCGGGACGCATGGGCATCGAACTTGATCCGAGAAAACTCGCCCGCGAGGAGATTGCCTGTTTGCAGGATGCTGTTGCAGCCTATAAAACGATTCGCCCCGTTGTGCAGCACGGGGACCTTTATCGGTTGGTTTCTCCTTATGATGAAAGCGGTTGGGCTGCGTTGAATTACGTTTCGGAGACGAAGGAACGCTGTGTGTTGTTTGCATTCAGCACGGCATTACATACCCGGACGAGGCTTACGCTCCGGCTGAAGGGGCTTGATCCCGCCGGATATTACAAAATAACGGAACAGAATCGTCAGAAAGGCAAAACTGGTTGCCATGCCGAAGGTCAGACGTTATCGGGCGATTATTTGATGAAATGCGGAGTGGGATTCGACTTGGCCAAACCATTTGAGAGTTGTGTGCTCCTATTGGAAAGGCAGGATCGATAA
- a CDS encoding endonuclease/exonuclease/phosphatase family protein, protein MKKMIIELLFALPLIAGGVACGSDEEPAAPIENKQYKVLPHTTSMEVRWKDAAGVVRFCVEYAEDASMDAVQSVEVEAPSTNVLIEGLSPETDYFVRTRAYNGVRWTEWTDITPIRTAQFTVSVETYNLLGADITTKGPSWAERKSHVGDIIRQSGNDPDILGVQECSIAAQKADMKAMLGDLYDYSENEKPTSSPGLIFWKKGAFELEEREIVDLLNGKYPNTYEKQRYGHFVRLKHLASGSSILVYSVHLRAGSDVATADLRKEMIDNLCPLAARKSAETGCPVIVLGDMNCTPNRLIGGIPSSPQVYKSHGFLDTFTQTRQRTNENYATYSSSAAVVEECRVEVGENGSRRIDYIFTYPESRVTTTRYATVLNFAEDGTANKLRSPLPSDHHPVRAELNFFYE, encoded by the coding sequence ATGAAAAAGATGATTATAGAATTGCTCTTTGCGCTTCCCCTGATTGCCGGAGGAGTAGCCTGCGGTTCGGATGAAGAGCCGGCTGCACCGATTGAAAACAAGCAATATAAGGTTTTACCTCACACTACGTCGATGGAGGTGCGTTGGAAAGATGCTGCCGGCGTTGTCCGGTTCTGTGTCGAATATGCGGAGGATGCCTCGATGGACGCCGTGCAGAGCGTCGAAGTCGAAGCGCCTTCGACCAATGTTTTGATTGAAGGCCTTTCTCCCGAGACCGACTATTTTGTCCGTACCCGGGCTTATAACGGGGTGCGTTGGACCGAATGGACTGATATCACTCCGATACGCACGGCGCAATTCACCGTTTCGGTTGAAACTTATAACCTGCTTGGTGCAGACATTACGACCAAGGGACCCTCGTGGGCCGAGCGTAAAAGTCATGTGGGGGATATTATCCGGCAGAGTGGCAATGATCCGGATATTCTTGGAGTACAGGAGTGCTCGATCGCTGCACAAAAAGCCGATATGAAAGCCATGCTTGGTGATTTGTACGATTACTCCGAGAATGAAAAACCGACATCGTCCCCTGGCCTTATTTTCTGGAAAAAGGGCGCCTTCGAGTTGGAGGAGCGGGAAATAGTCGATCTGTTGAACGGCAAATATCCCAATACTTACGAAAAACAACGGTATGGTCATTTCGTGAGACTGAAACATCTTGCTTCGGGCAGCAGCATCCTGGTTTACAGCGTCCATTTGCGGGCCGGGTCCGATGTCGCGACAGCGGACCTGCGAAAGGAAATGATTGATAATCTGTGCCCTCTTGCAGCGCGGAAATCGGCCGAGACGGGTTGTCCGGTCATCGTATTGGGGGATATGAACTGCACACCCAACCGGCTGATCGGAGGAATCCCGTCATCGCCGCAGGTTTACAAAAGTCATGGATTTCTCGATACGTTCACGCAAACCCGTCAGCGAACGAACGAGAACTATGCAACCTACTCTTCGTCGGCCGCCGTAGTCGAAGAATGCAGAGTCGAAGTCGGAGAGAATGGCAGCCGGCGAATCGACTATATTTTCACCTATCCCGAAAGCAGAGTCACGACGACCCGTTATGCTACGGTCCTTAATTTCGCTGAAGACGGGACGGCCAACAAACTCCGGTCTCCATTGCCTTCGGACCACCACCCGGTTCGAGCCGAGCTGAATTTTTTCTATGAATAA